One genomic region from Nymphaea colorata isolate Beijing-Zhang1983 chromosome 12, ASM883128v2, whole genome shotgun sequence encodes:
- the LOC116266471 gene encoding arginase 1, mitochondrial, translating into MAMRNLGKVGVQYMQKLNALNHSTSIIEGQNRIVEASLTLIRERAQHKADIVKALGGAVASSSLLGVPLGHNSSFLQGPAFAPPRIREAIWCGSTNSTTETGKDLKDLRVLNDVGDVPVQEIRDCGVDDDRLMNVISESVKIVMDEAPLRPLVLGGDHSISFPVVRGVSERLGGPVDILHLDAHPDIYHAFEGNKYSHASPFARIMEGGYARRLLQVGIRSITTEGREQAKKFGVEQYEMRTFSKDRAYLENLKLGEGVKGVYISLDVDCLDPAFAPGVSHLEPGGLSFRDVLNILHNLQGDVVAADVVEFNPQRDTVDGMTAMVAAKLVRELCAKMSK; encoded by the exons TCTACAAGCATAATAGAGGGACAAAATCGCATCGTAGAGGCTTCCCTTACTCTTATTCGTGAGAGAGCACAGCATAAG GCAGATATTGTGAAAGCTTTGGGAGGTGCTGTTGCATCATCTTCACTTCTTGGTGTTCCACTTGGGCACAATTCATCCTTCCTTCAAGGCCCTGCATTTGCACCTCCTCGTATTAGGGAGGCTATTTGGTGTGGTAGCACAAATTCCACTACTGAAACTG GGAAGGACTTGAAAGATTTACGAGTTTTAAATGATGTTGGTGATGTTCCTGTCCAAGAAATTCGAGATTGTGGTGTGGATGATGATAGATTGATGAATGTCATAAGTGAATCTGTCAAGATAGTCATGGACGAA GCTCCGCTTCGTCCTTTGGTTTTAGGTGGTGATCATTCAATTTCCTTCCCTGTTGTAAGGGGTGTATCTGAGAGGCTCGGAGGACCTGTAGATATTCTTCATTTAGATGCTCACCCTGATATTTATCATGCATTTGAAGGAAACAAATACTCTCATGCTTCCCCTTTTGCTAGGATAATGGAAGGTGGATATGCAAGACGGCTCCTGCAG GTCGGCATTAGATCAATAACGACTGAGGGACGTGAGCAAGCCAAAAAATTTGGGGTCGAGCAATATGAAATGCGAAcattctcaaaagatcgagcaTATTTGGAGAatctg AAACTTGGTGAAGGCGTAAAAGGTGTGTACATTTCATTAGATGTCGACTGCCTGGACCCTGCATTTGCACCTGGAGTGTCACATCTGGAGCCTGGAGGCCTCTCCTTCAGAGATGTACTCAACATTCTCCATAACCTGCAAGGTGATGTTGTTGCTGCTGACGTTGTGGAATTCAATCCGCAGCGTGACACTGTTGATGGAATGACTGCAATGGTTGCTGCTAAGTTGGTCAGAGAACTCTGTGCAAAGATGTCTAAATGA